The sequence below is a genomic window from Chryseobacterium foetidum.
TACTTTCCGGCCGTCTTCCATGTGGTATTTAATTAATTGGTTTTGTTCAACTTCATCATAAACTCCCACAAAATCAAACCCGAAACTTCCGTCCTTGGCTTCCATTCTGTTGTTGAATTTTCCACCAACCCTCAGGTCATTTTCCGATTTTGGGCATTCCCATGATTCATGTGCAAAGTTCCATTTAACAATATGTTCTGGGTCGTTGTAATAATCCCAAACTTTTTCTACAGGTGCTAAAATCGTGATGTCTATATTAATCTGATCCATTTGTTTCTGTTTTTTTAGTTTAAAATAAGGGCGACTTTAGCCACCCTTTTTGTTTCTTTAAATATAGTTTATTTTGAGCCTTCGTAGCCCTGATCTGTAGAAAAATTGATCATCCAATAGACTCCGAATTTATCCTGAAAACTTCCGAAATAATCGCCCCAAAACTGGTCTTCCAACGGCATTTCAATATTTCCATCCTCAGATAATGCTTTGAAAATTCTATCGGCATCTTCTCTGGAATCGGGGAAAATTGAAACATAATTATTGTTTCCAACGGTTAAATTCTGTCCGAATGACGGCACAATATCCGAAGCCATCAAAAGGTCGCCACCCACAGGAAGTGCGATGTGCATCACCCGGTTCTTCTCTTCGTCTGAAAGATTTTCGGTACCGGGAGCATTGCCCATTTTGTGGACTCCGCCCACGAACTCGCCGCCGAAAACGGATTTGTAAAATGTTAAAGCTTCTTCGGCTTTACCGTCGAAATTGAGGTAGGGATTTAATTTAGGCATAATTTTAATTTTTAGGTTAAGGTTTAAGATTTAAGGTTCGGGATGCGGGATGCGGGATTTCGGATCTAGGTTTTAGACCTAACATTTTATCAGAAAATAATTTTTAATCCGAAATCTCGAAACACGAAACACGTATCCCGAAAACCAGAATTAATATTTCATGTTTTCATCAAAGTCGTATTTCATTCCTTCGTAATTGAAAATTCTGCGCATCAAACCGATTTGTCCGGAAAGATAATCTTCGCGACCGATGCACATTCCCACAAAATTGAGAACGTTTTCGGGAAAGAAATCGATGTTCATTCCCATTGGAAAGTCTTTGTCTAAATCTTCATCGCTTGTCTCCAGTAATTTATTGTACAACAATGGCGAAATGTGATGAAAACTTTTTTTGAGCTGCTCCAAAGTCGGATATTTAAAACTTTCGTCCAAAGCTTTTCCTTCAGCGAAATATTCTTTGAACTCAAATTTTTCTTCCAGTCCGAGCACATTTCCCATGGCGTAGCGCATGTCGAGCCAATTTCCGACCATCCAGATGATGTGGTTGGTGCGTCCTTCTATTCTTTTCAAAGCATCTTCTTCAGAAATTCCGTCGAGAACCATCAGAAAATTCTGACTGTGACCGCGGAATGCAGGAATGATGATGTCTAATTTTTGTGATTTTGGTTGGTCCATAAATATTTGAGATTTGAGGTTTGATATTTGAGATTTTTGTGTTCCTACAGATTGCACAGATTTACACAGATGATTGTAGGAATTAATTTGAAATTTGAGGTTTGTATTCGCACAGATTTCACAGATCTGCACGGATGATTATGATTATTAATTGTGGTATTCCTGAATAATTTTAAACTTTATCTCACGCAGATTTTACGGATTGAGCAGATGTTTTTCACATTTAAATCTTTTGTATCAGCTCGATCTGCGGGAGTTAGAATTTACTCTGTCGGCATCTGAGACATATCTGCAAAAGTGACGTTCCAGCCGTGACCGTTGATGTCCCAGAACGAGTTTTGATACATCCAGCCATAATCCTGCGGTTCTTCATGTTGTGTTGCGCCATTTGCCACTGCGGTGTTGACAATCTGATCAACTTCCTCACGGGAATCCATGCCGAGTGCTACCAAAACCTGCGTGGTGTCGCCCTTGGGAACGGGTCTTTCGGAAAACGTCATAAAATATTCTTCGGTAATGAACATTACGCAGATATTTTCGCCCAAAATAAAACATACCGCCTTTTCATCTGAAATATTTTCATTCACCGGAAAACCCAGATTCGTCCAGAATTCCTTTGTTTTCGGAATATCTTTTACCGGAAGATTCACATAAATTTGATTGATTTTCATTTTATTTAAATTTATAGTTGTTTAAAATTTTATTCTGAAGGAATCTGAGAAACATCTCCGTGCATCACTTCCCACTGATGACCATCGGGATCTGCAAATGCCCACTGATACATCCAGCCGTGGTCCCGTGGTTCACTGTATTCAGAACCTCCGTTTTCCACGGCAGTTTTCACCATTTCATCTACTTCGGAACGGCTTTTAACACCGATTGCCAAAAGAGTCTGCGTGGTTTGTCTGTTTGCAACAGGTCGGTCGGTAAAAGTTTTGAAGAAATCTTCATGCAGAAACATGGTGTAAATATGATCTGTTTTCATAATGACACAGATTGCTTTTTCATCTGAAAACTGTTCGTTAATCGAAAAGCCCAGCTTCGTCCAGAATTCTCTGGTTTTCTGAACATCCTTTACGGGAAGGTTGACATAAATATCTGTGATTTCCATTTGTAATTTTTAGTGTTAAATTTTAAACCAAAATTAGCAAGTCGGAGTGGAAATCTACTTGCCATAAGACAAGATTTAAACTTTTCTGGGATGCGAAACCAATTCTTTGCGGATTCTGCTTAATGAAGTGTCTGTGACACCCAAGTAGGAAGCGATTTGCTTTAAAGGTGCGAACTGTACCACCTGCGGTTTCTGTTCTAAAAGATTGAGATATCTTTTCGTTGCTGAAAGCGTAAACATCTCCACGGAACGTTGTTTATAGGCAAAAAGTTCGTTAGACATCCATGCCCTGCCCCATTCACTGAGGTTTTGTATTTTGTGGTAAAGTTCCTGAAATGTATCGAAGTCAATTTTTAAGCACTCACAATCTGTGATGCAGACGATATTTTCCTGTGTGGGAATTCTCTGAAATAATGATGAAACTTCAATAATGATTTCATTTTCAACAAAAAAATGTGTGGTCACATCATTTCCGTTAAAATCGGTGACAAATGATCTTGCCAGACCTTTTTCCAAAATAAAATATTCATTGGCCGTCTTGCCTTCCTGCAAAATAAAATCTCCCTTTTGAAAAACCACTTTTTCGTGAGCCTGAAAGATTTCTGCAAGCTCTTCTTCGAAAAAAAACGGAAAATCTGAGTATACTTCAAAGGCTTTGCTGGTCATGAATTTCTTGTTTGTGTTCAGGTTTTAAATTTAAAATTTTTATTTGGAATATTGGAGAGAAAATTTTCAGATCAGAACATCAGAGTTTTAAACAAAAAAAAATCGCTTCTAACATAAACGCTTCGACAGGCTCAGCGTGACAGTGCATAAAACAAGTATCGATTGATTTGTCAGGCTGAACTTGTAAAAGCCCTTATTTTGTTTATTTATTACAAGTTTAAAACAAAGAAAGCTGAATCGGTTTGGAAAGAGCGGGTTTTTCAGCGTCGCCAAAGACGGTTTTTCCGCCGAAGCGCCATGAATTCTGCCTTTCTTCTTCAATCACATCATTAATATCGAAGTCAGGCGTGAAATTTTTCTCAGCCTCCGAAATGATTGTATGAAGCTTATTAATAGACTGCAATTTATCTGAATTTCCAAGTTTTGATTTTTCAATTCCCTTCTGTAAAATAGAAATTGTTTCATCATAAACATTGATTGGCACAGGAAACGGATGCCCGTCTTTCCCACCATTGGCAAAGGAAAATCTCGCCGGATCTCTGAATCTCGAAGGCGCACCGTGAATGACTTCACTTACCAAAGCCAGACTTTGCAATGTTCGTGGGCCGACTCCTTTTAGCAAAAGTAATTCTTCAAAATTCTCAGGCTGATTTTCTCTGGTCATGTACAACAACGTTCCAAGCTTTTTTAAATCAACATCTGACGTGCGAACGTCATGATGGGCAGGCAAAATCAAATTAGCAAAATCCTGCATGATTTTTTCTGAGTTGGTATGAGAAATTTCTAAAATTCCCTTTCGGCTGTCTGCGGCTTCATGGGCAGTTAAATTCAGAATATTTCCACGATTGATGCCCTGAATTCCTTTGTGTGGTTCATCGACAAAGGATTCCATGTTTTCTGAATGCCAGTGATAACGGCGAGCTGTTCCGTCAGCATCGTTCATTCCCTGTTGCACGACAGACCAATTTCCTTCATCGGACAAAATAAAATTGTGGAGATACAATTGATACCCATCCTGAATCGCCGTGTTATCAACCTTTGCGGAGAGTTTGCTGGCGCGAACAAATTCATTTCCATTCAATCCGGTTTTATCAGCAATAAGTAAAAGTTCGTTTGGAGTTTCTTTTGAAAATCTTCCCTTTCCGCCACAGATATAAATTCCGAGCTCTTTAGAATTGGGATTGATGGAACGTTTTAAAGCGCCCATAACGGAAGTTGTAATTCCTGAAGAGTGCCAATCCATTCCCATCACAGCACCAAAACTCTGAAACCAAAACGGATCTGCCAATCTGCGGAGAACTTCGTTTTTTCCGTAATCGGCCAACATCACTTCAACGATTGAAAGTCCGAGTGTCGCCATTCTTTCATAGAGCCAAGGCGGGACTTTGCCGTAGTGAAGAGGTAATGTTGCAGTTCCGGAGCGTTTCATATTTGATGATTGATGATTGATGTACAAAATTAAAGCCTTACGAAAGAAATTCAGAAGGCTTTAAACATATTTTTTAAATTTTTAATGTTTTACTATTCTTGTACATTTAGATTTTAAGATTATCATAAGGTCTGAAATATCAACAAAGTCTGCAAAAGCAATTTTCAGAATAACTTACGACTGAAAAATATTCATTATTTCAAAGCCGCTACAGCCGCTTCATAGTTCGGCTCCTGCCCGATTTCGGGAACCTGCTCTGTGTAGATTACTTTTGTATCTTCATCCAAAACCACAACGGCTCTGCTCAAAAGTCCTTTCATCGGAGAATCTGTAAGGG
It includes:
- a CDS encoding SRPBCC family protein, producing the protein MDQINIDITILAPVEKVWDYYNDPEHIVKWNFAHESWECPKSENDLRVGGKFNNRMEAKDGSFGFDFVGVYDEVEQNQLIKYHMEDGRKVEIIFEEIDENTTKIKISFDPETQNSVEMQREGWYAILNNFHKHVENN
- a CDS encoding VOC family protein, producing MPKLNPYLNFDGKAEEALTFYKSVFGGEFVGGVHKMGNAPGTENLSDEEKNRVMHIALPVGGDLLMASDIVPSFGQNLTVGNNNYVSIFPDSREDADRIFKALSEDGNIEMPLEDQFWGDYFGSFQDKFGVYWMINFSTDQGYEGSK
- a CDS encoding DinB family protein; translation: MDQPKSQKLDIIIPAFRGHSQNFLMVLDGISEEDALKRIEGRTNHIIWMVGNWLDMRYAMGNVLGLEEKFEFKEYFAEGKALDESFKYPTLEQLKKSFHHISPLLYNKLLETSDEDLDKDFPMGMNIDFFPENVLNFVGMCIGREDYLSGQIGLMRRIFNYEGMKYDFDENMKY
- a CDS encoding VOC family protein → MKINQIYVNLPVKDIPKTKEFWTNLGFPVNENISDEKAVCFILGENICVMFITEEYFMTFSERPVPKGDTTQVLVALGMDSREEVDQIVNTAVANGATQHEEPQDYGWMYQNSFWDINGHGWNVTFADMSQMPTE
- a CDS encoding VOC family protein is translated as MEITDIYVNLPVKDVQKTREFWTKLGFSINEQFSDEKAICVIMKTDHIYTMFLHEDFFKTFTDRPVANRQTTQTLLAIGVKSRSEVDEMVKTAVENGGSEYSEPRDHGWMYQWAFADPDGHQWEVMHGDVSQIPSE
- a CDS encoding Crp/Fnr family transcriptional regulator, translating into MTSKAFEVYSDFPFFFEEELAEIFQAHEKVVFQKGDFILQEGKTANEYFILEKGLARSFVTDFNGNDVTTHFFVENEIIIEVSSLFQRIPTQENIVCITDCECLKIDFDTFQELYHKIQNLSEWGRAWMSNELFAYKQRSVEMFTLSATKRYLNLLEQKPQVVQFAPLKQIASYLGVTDTSLSRIRKELVSHPRKV
- a CDS encoding DUF763 domain-containing protein translates to MKRSGTATLPLHYGKVPPWLYERMATLGLSIVEVMLADYGKNEVLRRLADPFWFQSFGAVMGMDWHSSGITTSVMGALKRSINPNSKELGIYICGGKGRFSKETPNELLLIADKTGLNGNEFVRASKLSAKVDNTAIQDGYQLYLHNFILSDEGNWSVVQQGMNDADGTARRYHWHSENMESFVDEPHKGIQGINRGNILNLTAHEAADSRKGILEISHTNSEKIMQDFANLILPAHHDVRTSDVDLKKLGTLLYMTRENQPENFEELLLLKGVGPRTLQSLALVSEVIHGAPSRFRDPARFSFANGGKDGHPFPVPINVYDETISILQKGIEKSKLGNSDKLQSINKLHTIISEAEKNFTPDFDINDVIEEERQNSWRFGGKTVFGDAEKPALSKPIQLSLF